Proteins found in one Plasmodium relictum strain SGS1 genome assembly, chromosome: 13 genomic segment:
- a CDS encoding aminotransferase, putative, with the protein MLTDKKLAASRNAVLKFFNTNSNEYSVIFTSGATGALKMIGEYFSWEKESLYYYLRINHNSVLGIREYIAEIGGYFKALSENEISKILYERKKAKKKNDINNPTNCLFAFPAKDNFAGVLYPLEWIEDIKKYGLEDKCHWYVLADVAAYVPSHKFDLSKHNYLDFAVVSFYKIFGYPTGIGALIIKNNSSRVFKKIYFGGGSVVAAVCDLRICKRQDKDNFSHYEDGTLSFLGINALLFGFDILSKISYDIITNHIKALSEYTYYELINIKHSNFTKVAKVYHAYDSPVDGIIAFNLFDINQKYIPFSQVESIAAFNNIHLRGGCFCNSGACQDYLSLNNEEMIESYKDKNSCTENGSSDNKPFGAIRISFGYLSTFKDSFVFIQFIKDNFVK; encoded by the exons ATGTTAACAG ataaaaaacTAGCTGCTTCAAGAAATGCTGTGTTAAAGttttttaatacaaataGTAATGAATACTCTGTAATTTTTACTAGTG GTGCTACAGGGGCATTAAAAATGATCGGAGAATATTTTTCATGGGAAAAAGAAAgcttatattattatttaagaaTTAACCATAATTCTGTTTTAGGTATTCGAGAATATATAGCTGAGATAGGAGGCTATTTTAAAGCATTAagtgaaaatgaaatttccaaaatattatatgaaagaaaaaaagctaaaaaaaaaaatgatataaataatccAACAAATTGCCTATTCGCATTCCCAGCAAAGGATAATTTTGCTGGTGTTTTATATCCACTTGAATGGAtagaagatataaaaaaatatggcTTGGAAGATAAATGTCATTGGTATGTGCTAGCTGATGTAGCAGCATATGTACCGTCTCATAAATTTGATCTATCAAAACATAATTATTTAGATTTTGCAGTTGTCtccttttataaaatatttggtTATCCTACAGGTATTGGAGccttaattattaaaaataatagttcaagagtttttaaaaaaatttattttggTGGAGGAAGTGTTGTAGCAGCTGTATGCGATTTGCGCATATGTAAAAGGCAAgataaagataatttttCGCACTATGAAGATGGAACACTATCATTTTTAGGCATTAATGCTTTATTATTTGGTTTTGATATATTATCCAAAATATCGTATGATATTATAACCAATCATATTAAAGCTTTATCAGAATATACATACtatgaattaataaatatcaaACACTCGAATTTTACAAAAGTAGCTAAAGTTTATCATGCTTATGATTCTCCGGTAGATGGTATTATTGCGTTTAATTTATTCGATATAAACCAAAAATATATACCTTTTTCTCAAGTTGAATCTATTGCTGCATTTAACAATATTCATTTGCGTGGTGGATGTTTTTGTAACTCTGGAGCATGTCAAGATTACTTAAGtctaaataatgaagaaatgaTTGAGTCATACAAAGATAAAAACAGTTGTACTGAAAATGGCTCAAGTGACAATAAACCTTTTGGTGCAATAAGAATTTCATTTGGTTATTTATCTACTTTTAAAGATTCTTTTGTATTCATTcaatttataaaagataattttgtaaaataa
- the COX19 gene encoding cytochrome c oxidase assembly protein COX19, putative: protein MDKKRSLVKKPDRGSFPLDHNNECTSIKNRYLKCLKENNNDHVSCREYSKQYFICRMDNNLLEKQSLNNLGFFENEINHESRIKYFKDVYSYNTYNEKMEQISRNRSNNKNNTPVIETFTLEKIKQGNNKKLMDTKQIKKEEFLLLNINNKKEIEENLNSDNIERIEEKKIAIKRKEAYGYLAGKEYIKTLSQKKKTSFLNNLFKNNNNNK from the coding sequence atgGACAAGAAAAGAAGTTTAGTTAAAAAGCCGGATAGAGGAAGTTTTCCATTAGATCATAACAATGAGTGCACATCAATCAAAAATAGATATTTAAAATGTttgaaagaaaataataatgatcaTGTTAGTTGTAGAGAATATTCTAAGCAGTATTTCATATGTAGAAtggataataatttattagaaaaacaaagtttaaataatttaggtttttttgaaaatgaaataaatcaTGAAAGTAGAATAAAATACttcaaagatgtatatagtTACAACACATACAATGAAAAAATGGAACAAATATCCAGGAACAGATCAAATAACAAGAATAACACACCTGTTATTGAAACATTTACactagaaaaaattaaacaagggaataacaaaaaattgaTGGATACAAAACAgataaaaaaggaagaatttttgcttttaaatataaataataaaaaagaaatagaagaaaatttaaattcagATAATATTGAAAgaattgaagaaaaaaaaatagcaatAAAAAGAAAGGAGGCATACGGTTATTTAGCAggaaaagaatatataaaaacattatcacaaaaaaaaaagacttcttttttaaataatttatttaaaaataataataataataaatga
- a CDS encoding ATP-dependent RNA helicase, putative, with protein MVLYIYFIKNINNLNIFSYSRKLLYTNDFKNSIFLKKSLERYYYTTLKIINFHLIYCRNYNCFNSDIYNTNEISNNFYKKKNINRKNTFINIYNKKYYNNLSQDNILENNNNDKDIYNDDNLSNKNHFNNEHKKENYEKENGGNNYIDESIYSINNKILNRHEKIDINLLNIDDEIVNNLKFILKIDKLYMYQYIIYNEILKNSKHLLIYNKTGTGKTLSYLLPLIQNLINEKFDCNKKVLILTQNIYLCKQLYIYILSIYPNLNVCILFDENDGYEKIKKSKYDIFSKELSLNKRENEDLYKENYGIHFYLSTPNKLELYIKNYKNKKKNEKNVMNNILNYVNTIVVDEFDYIIENRKFIFNFLFSKNVISDLDNKRKNKNDFNYEHFNYEEYNIYLFTANMNDSIKKKINEYLNGFIFFDFINGIKEKIQKKIDDERSKFFKNLDNVIQILSKENKSSSLCNLNISHFICKINTPSKYKYVSYFLNEFFFLKNKKNLLNRNLQNIPKENLVLNNNNNKEQTFSSNDIIIDHIDIKNCEHSENEDKINKCIIFANSKDEVEKLYENSFLKPHSVMLHSELLTVQKDENINLFKLGKKTILITTDIVSRGLDIENVIFILNYSPPTSPNDYIHRSGRTGRAKERGTCLTIYHKYEYKNLEKIIKYTRNKFQVILCPHVDEVYKFSVDKLTEIIMKVPQEKYEFLNEKAKELLKNHNTKIIAQILSILLKLDKKKDFSILSGKKNYVAVFIKDPFFEVIKNKDDIINLMKVTTGDKNISNIIGEIAKCDEGYIVDISSSHVNKIINLFNSSNYEYKSKGVEINTIIELPPIIKEKKNILRKKRKIPWIKYKLQKKKIIILGRKTEKYKRKQSDEIIKDINKNISHFYT; from the exons atggttttatatatatattttatcaaaaatattaataatcttaatatatttagttatagtAGAAAGTTATTATATAcaaatgattttaaaaattcaatttttttaaagaaatctttagaaagatattattatacaactttgaaaattattaattttcatttgatttattgtagaaattataattgttttaatagtgatatttataatacaaatGAAATTAGTAataacttttataaaaaaaaaaatataaatagaaaaaatacttttataaatatttataataagaaatattataataatttatctcaagataatattttagaaaataataacaatgataaagatatttataatgatgataatttaagtaataaaaatcattttaataatgaacataaaaaggaaaattacGAGAAGGAAAATGGAggtaataattatatagacGAGAGTATATATAGTATAAACAACAAGATATTAAATAGACatgaaaaaatagatataaatttattaaacatTGATGACGAGATTGTTAATaacttaaaatttattttaaaaatagataaacTATATATGTATCAGTATATAATTTACAATGAAATTCTGAAAAATTCAAAACACTtacttatatataataaaacagGAACAGGAAAAACATTAAGCTATTTACTACCattaatacaaaatttaataaatgaaaaatttgaTTGTAATAAAAAGGTCTTAATATTAAcgcaaaatatttatttatgcaAGCaactatatatttatattttatcaatATACCCTAATTTAAATGTATGCATTTTATTTGACGAAAATGATGGTTAtgagaaaattaaaaaaagtaagtATGACATATTTAGTAAAGAACTTTCATTgaataaaagagaaaatgaagacttatataaagaaaattacggaatacatttttatttatctacTCCTAATAAActtgaattatatataaaaaattataaaaacaaaaaaaaaaatgaaaaaaacgTAATGAACAATATCTTAAATTATGTAAATACAATAGTTGTTGATGAGTTTGATTATATAATcgaaaatagaaaatttattttcaattttttatttagtaaaaatgtaataaGTGATTTAGacaataaaagaaaaaacaagaATGATTTTAACTATGAACATTTTAATTATGAAGAAtacaatatttatttatttacgGCAAATATGAAtgattcaataaaaaaaaaaataaatgaatactTGAAtggttttatattttttgatttcATTAATGGTATTAAAGAGAAAATTCAAAAGAAAATAGATGATGAAAGAtcaaaattctttaaaaatttagataatGTAATTCAAATACTAAGCAAAGAAAATAAGAGTTCTAGCTTatgtaatttaaatatttcccACTTTATATGCAAAATAAATACTCCTTCTAAATACAAATAtgtatcatattttttaaatgaatttttttttttgaagaacaaaaaaaatttactaaaTAGAAACCTTCAAAATATTCCAAAAGAAAATTTggtattaaataataataataataaagagcaaACATTTAGTAGCAATGATATAATTATTGATCATatagatattaaaaattgtGAACATTCTGAGAATGAAGATAAAATCAATAAATGCATAATTTTTGCAAATTCAAAAGATgaa gTGGAGAAGTTGTATGAAAATTCTTTTCTAAAACCGCACTCAGTAATGTTACATTCAGAATTATTAACAGTacaaaaagatgaaaatataaatttatttaaattggGGAAAAAAACTATTCTTATTACTACAGACATAGTAAGTAGAGGACTAGATATTgaaaatgttatttttattttaaattattctccTCCTACATCTCCTAATGATTATATTCATAG aTCAGGAAGAACAGGAAGAGCTAAAGAAAGAGGAACATGTTTAACTATTTACcataaatatgaatataagaatttagaaaaaataataaaatatacaagAAATAAATTTCAGGTTATATTATGTCCACATGTAGATGaagtatataaattttcCGTAGACAAATTAACAg aaattataatgaaaGTACCAcaagaaaaatatgaatttttaaatgaaaaagcaaaagaattattaaaaaatcataatacaaaaataattgctcaaattttatctattttattaaaattagataaaaaaaaagacttttctatattatcagggaaaaaaaattatgttgcTGTTTTCATAAAAGATCCATTTTTTGAG gttataaaaaataaagatgatattattaatttaatgaaaGTTACAACAggagataaaaatatatcaaat ATTATTGGAGAAATAGCAAAGTGTGATGAAGGCTATATTGTGGATATTTCAAGTTCACATgtgaataaaattataaatttatttaatagcTCAAACTATGAGTATAAGAGTAAAGGAGTAGAAATAAATACTATAATAGAATTACCTCCAATtattaaggaaaaaaaaaatatattgagaaaaaaaagaaaaataccatggataaaata taaattgcaaaaaaaaaaaattataattttaggTAGAAAAACAGAAAAGTATAAAAGAAAGCAAAGtgatgaaataataaaagacataaataagaatatttCACACTTTTATACgtga